In Camelina sativa cultivar DH55 chromosome 16, Cs, whole genome shotgun sequence, a single window of DNA contains:
- the LOC104752891 gene encoding subtilisin-like protease SBT2.4, with protein sequence MENANKDIMETNPRKLRSCCFMWLIVCISVLIVCAILSKAEEKVERDDSMLRIYSVLVEGEPLAFRASTNINSKAMAYEAKKMEAIHEEILGSTLENGSYTKLYSFKHVINAFAVRTTSYQAKKLTKAKGVKAVEEDKGVKLMTTYTPDFLELPQQVWPKISNDGDRRAGEDIVIGLVDTGINPTHPSFAGLDLTNPYSSNLSRLNFSGDCETGPLFPAGSCNGKLISARFFSAGARASGALNSSLDILSPFDASGHGSHVASIAAGNAGVPVIVDGFFYGRASGMAPRARIAVYKAIYPSIGTLVDVIAAIDQAIMDGVDVLTLSIGPDQPPVDKPTVLGIFDLAMLLARKAGVFVVQAAGNHGPSPSSVLSYSPWVVGVAAGNTDRSYPASLILDGGQTVQGVGLSGPTLGAPFLQHKLVLARDAVRTNGSVLQTLTRDIEECQRPEYFDPAVVLGSIVICTFSDGFYNQMSTVRAITQTARTLGFMGFILIAHPRYGDYVAEPVIFSAPGILIPKVSDAQIILRYYEEKTFRDKRGLVTQFGARARIGDGRNSVFAGTAPAVSRFSSRGPAFIDANRNLLDVLKPDILAPGHQIWGAWSLPSAFDPILTGRSFAILSGTSMAAPHIAGIGAMIKQLNPSWTPAMIASAISTTATEYDSSGEVISAESYEINGLFPSNHFDHGAGHVNPARAIDPGLVLPAGFEDYISFLCSLPNINPVTIRAATGVWCTTPLSHQANLNHPSVTISALKESLVVKRSFQNVSNKTETYLGSILPPNGTAVRLIPSWFTVPPQRIQGLDIEFNVTQVLNQFTFGEVVLTGSLNHIIRIPLSVKTI encoded by the exons ATGGAGAATGCTAATAAAGATATAATGGAaaccaatccaagaaaactacGATCCTGTTGTTTCATGTGGCTAATAGTATGTATATCTGTATTGATTGTTTGTGCAATATTATCCAAAGCAGAAGAAAAAGTCGAACGCGATGATTCTATGCTAAGGATTTACTCCGTTTTGGTTGAAGGTGAACCATTGGCTTTTCGGGCTTCTACCAACATCAACAG CAAAGCCATGGCATATGAAGCAAAGAAGATGGAAGCGATTCACGAAGAGATACTTGGAAGCACACTCGAAAATGGAAGTTATACAAAGCTTTATAGCTTCAAACATGTCATTAATGCTTTCGCAGTCCGCACCACTTCTTATCAG GCCAAGAAACTCACGAAAGCAAAAGGAGTGAAGGCAGTGGAAGAAGACAAAGGAGTGAAACTAATGACAACATACACTCCCGATTTCTTGGAACTTCCTCAACAAGTCTGGCCGAAGATCTCAAACGACGGAGACAGACGTGCCGGAGAAGACATCGTGATCGGTTTGGTGGACACCGGAATTAACCCTACTCATCCGAGCTTTGCCGGACTCGATCTCACAAACCCTTACTCATCGAACCTCTCACGTTTGAATTTCTCCGGAGACTGTGAGACCGGTCCTCTCTTTCCTGCTGGATCTTGTAACGGAAAACTCATCTCCGCAAGGTTCTTTTCCGCCGGAGCTCGAGCTTCAGGCGCTCTCAACTCCTCCTTGGATATCCTCTCTCCGTTCGATGCGTCCGGCCACGGAAG CCACGTGGCATCCATCGCAGCCGGGAACGCCGGAGTTCCGGTGATCGTCGACGGATTCTTCTACGGCCGTGCCAGCGGTATGGCCCCACGTGCACG CATAGCCGTTTACAAGGCGATATATCCATCAATCGGAACTCTTGTTGACGTAATTGCAGCCATCGACCAA GCAATAATGGACGGCGTAGATGTGTTGACGCTGTCAATTGGGCCGGACCAACCGCCGGTGGATAAGCCGACGGTACTCGGGATATTCGACCTAGCAATGCTATTGGCTAGAAAAGCCGGCGTATTCGTGGTGCAAGCCGCAGGGAATCATGGCCCGTCGCCATCTTCTGTGTTGTCTTATAGTCCTTGGGTCGTTGGCGTCGCTGCTGGAAATACTGACCGGTCTTATCCTGCCTCCCTCATCCTTGACGGTGGCCAAACCGTTCAGGGCGTTGGACTATCGG GTCCAACCCTTGGAGCTCCATTTCTTCAACATAAGTTAGTCTTAGCCAGAGACGCTGTTAGAACAAACGGCTCGGTTCTACAAACCCTAACCAGAGACATTGAAGAATGCCAACGGCCGGAGTATTTTGACCCAGCCGTGGTTCTTGGAAGTATTGTGATATGTACATTTTCTGATGGTTTCTACAATCAGATGTCGACTGTTCGAGCCATCACCCAAACCGCCAGGACTCTTGGTTTCATGGGTTTTATACTCATTGCACATCCTAGATACGGGGATTATGTTGCAGAACCGGTGATATTTTCTGCTCCGGGTATTCTAATACCTAAAGTATCAGATGCTCAG aTTATTTTGAGGTACTACGAAGAGAAAACCTTCAGAGACAAGAGAGGATTGGTGACGCAATTTGGGGCACGAGCCAGAATTGGCGACGGCCGAAACTCGGTCTTCGCCGGGACAGCACCGGCAGTTAGCCGATTCTCTTCGAGAGGACCAGCTTTTATCGATGCAAATAGAAATCTTTTAGATGTGCTAAAGCCAGATATTCTTGCACCTGGTCACCAAATTTGGGGTGCTTGGAGCCTCCCTAGTGCCTTTGATCCTATTCTCACAG GACGAAGCTTTGCAATATTGTCTGGAACGAGCATGGCAGCTCCTCATATAGCGGGGATTGGAGCTATGATAAAGCAACTTAATCCTTCTTGGACCCCGGCCATGATTGCATCGGCCATCTCCACCACGGCCACCGAATATGACAGTTCGGGTGAAGTTATATCGGCTGAGTCTTATGAAATAAATGGATTGTTTCCATCTAATCATTTCGATCATGGCGCGGGCCATGTTAATCCTGCTAGAGCCATAGATCCTGGACTGGTTTTACCCGCag GTTTTGAAGACTACATAAGTTTCTTGTGTTCATTGCCAAACATAAACCCGGTCACTATTAGAGCCGCAACCGGAGTATGGTGCACCACCCCGCTTAGCCACCAGGCGAACCTTAACCATCCATCAGTAACTATATCTGCACTTAAAGAGTCTCTTGTGGTGAAAAGAAGTTTCCAAAACGTCTCAAACAAGACTGAGACATATCTTGGTTCGATTTTACCTCCCAATGGTACAGCTGTACGGTTAATCCCATCTTGGTTTACCGTACCACCACAGAGAATTCAAGGTCTGGACATCGAGTTCAATGTCACACAAGTCTTGAACCAATTTACATTTGGTGAAGTTGTCCTTACCGGAAGTTTAAACCATATTATTAGAATACCGTTGTCAGTTAAGACGATctga